One stretch of Natronobacterium gregoryi SP2 DNA includes these proteins:
- a CDS encoding recombinase family protein: MENMSETLENVATYIRRSTAEQDDEHQLADIKDWLDRHNLAIKDVEVYPEQASGASEDRDKFLNLIEDIKEGKIDNVVVWEISRIARKGLLAQRFFDACEDNEVVIHVSNGSVREIRPDGTGRLVADIIASVAAEERRTLIRRTRSGQRRAREEGKWLGNVPKGFTRQDGYLKPNLNPDYDEGETGYLDIVEALELIENGMSYRQAAENTPHVTRQTLSNIDQDEEKRAWYTEQEAEDDRIQEALSEISC, from the coding sequence ATGGAAAATATGTCTGAAACTCTGGAAAACGTAGCAACATATATCCGAAGAAGTACAGCCGAACAAGATGATGAACACCAACTCGCTGATATCAAAGACTGGCTTGACCGACATAACCTCGCCATCAAAGATGTAGAAGTTTATCCTGAACAAGCATCGGGAGCGAGTGAAGACCGAGACAAATTCTTGAACCTCATTGAAGACATCAAAGAAGGCAAGATAGACAACGTGGTTGTGTGGGAAATATCCCGAATCGCCCGGAAAGGACTACTTGCACAACGATTCTTCGACGCCTGTGAAGACAACGAAGTTGTTATTCACGTCTCAAACGGGAGCGTACGTGAAATCCGTCCAGACGGAACTGGAAGGCTTGTGGCAGATATCATTGCTTCTGTAGCTGCTGAGGAACGTCGAACGTTGATACGGCGAACACGGTCGGGGCAACGACGGGCCAGAGAAGAGGGAAAGTGGCTTGGGAACGTTCCGAAGGGATTCACACGGCAAGATGGATATCTCAAACCAAATCTCAACCCAGACTACGACGAAGGTGAAACTGGATATCTGGATATCGTTGAAGCATTAGAATTGATAGAGAACGGGATGAGCTACCGCCAAGCTGCTGAAAACACCCCACACGTCACACGACAAACGCTTTCCAACATCGACCAAGACGAAGAGAAACGTGCGTGGTATACTGAACAAGAAGCAGAAGACGACCGTATTCAAGAAGCCCTCTCTGAGATAAGTTGTTGA